The segment CATTCTTCCCCCTTCTCAATTGATACCGGGGAATACGAGTAGCCCCTATCAACAAGTCCTTATGAACTCTTCTGGCACGAATCCTATCTACTAGGCGAAGCACCACATGGTCATGTCTAAGTAATGAACGTCTGATGAAGTAACCATTTTCCCCATTCTCAAGAGCAATGAGATCCCCGCACTCGATGTCCCATAAGTTTTTTTCATTTATTCGCTCAGACTGTGGAGTTATCGAATCTAGCAAAGCATGTACGACATCTAAATCTGTAACCCAACATTCACCAGTGATGAAATTGTTGCTTGTCATAACCCAAAGCTGCTGAGCCTTGAAAGAGTATTTCCGTATAATTCCAAACTTCTTCATCTCTTCTAGCCTGATAATCAAGCTGTTAAAATCTTCCAGTCCCCATTGATATGCTTTTCTTGCAGCGCTTGATCCGATATGAAAAATTTCTTCTTTTCTATTTGATTTACTCATTACTAATCCCCCATCCTGTAATCACGCCATGCAAACGGTAACAAAAGCCCTTCATGCTGAATACGGCTTGCAATACGCTGCCCAACTGCTTTTGTGAAGTCCTCGATTTTCAAGTTCGAGATCATGATCGTTGGCTTCATCTCTTCGTAACGACCGTTAATAATGTCGAATAAAATATTGCGCTCGTTGTCGCTTCCGGCTTGGACCCCGACTTCATCGATAATCAGAAGATCGATATTTTTATAAAGCTCAATTAACTTCGCTTCTTCGCCATTTCTTCCCCAACAATCACGAATTGAGCGGACTAATGCAGAAACAGAACGAAAGATCGAGTTATAACCTCGATCTGCAATTTCATTCGCGATTGAACAAGCAAGGTGCGTTTTACCTGTTCCAACTCCACCTAATAAAAGCACGGGGGTTCCCATTTCTAGGTGATCTTCAAAATCACGCGCAAAAGATTCCAAGATATCTTTAATCTGAGCCTGGCTCTCATGATTAACTTCATAATTATCAAACGAGCAACGAGTAAAGCGTTTAGCGATTCCATCTTTTCCTCCAAGCTTAGATCTCAGCTCACGCTCTTGTCGGCACTTGGGGCAAACTGGAATGGATCGACTTTCTAATCCTCGCTTTATTGAACTGATATACTCGCCATGCTTTTCACATGTTTCGGTCGTATCGATTACCCAATCATTGGTAACAACTTCATTGATTGGCATTGGCTTGTTTAAAAACTGTTGAATTTGTTTCATGATCTTCCCCCTATTTGCGCATATGTTCAGGAATAACCGGTGCGCCGTAATCTTGAGCATTAAAGTTTTCTAGTGCCTTCTGATTGCTGGCGCTTGATGTTGGGCCGATATACCAGTTTGCATTAAATCCGCCCCACCCTTTTTCTGCACAGAAACGAATAGCATCTTTGACTTCTAGTGAGGCTTTACCTGCTTCACGTTCTAATCCGTCAATCGCGGTATGAGTGAGCGGTAATCTTTTCGCTTTTCTTACAGCTAAGAAATCTTCTAAAACTTGTTTATCAACACCGGAAGCGAGTAGGCGATCTTTTGGTTTTAATGATTCATTGACTAGTTCAATGACTGGTTCAGAAGAGTGACTGGTTCTATGTGCATCTCCTGCACTAGGGGGTGGTGCATCTCCTGCACTTGGTAGTGAATCTCCTGCACTAGGTGGTGCATCTCTTTCACTAGGTGGTGAATCTCCTGCACTACCTAATTCAGTGTTGGCAGGATTATCTAAAGTTAGAAAATATAGGTTAGATTGCTTCTCATTGTTCTTCGTTCTATACTCTTTACGAAGAAAACCCATTTCTTCTAATTTGTTAATGTGATTGATAACTGAACGTCTGCTTATTTCACACTGTTCCGCAATGTGTTGATGAGACGGCCAACACTCTCCAAGATCGTTGGCGTTATCAGCTAATTTAATAAGGACAAGCTTGCGGAGAGGGTTTCCAACCTTTATCCGCATAGCTTTGACCATTAACATCATGCTCATGCATCAATCTCCTGCTTAACAATAAAATGACGGCCACAATTACCACATGCCATTAATCGAGTCTTGCCTTTTTCTGGCAACTCAAAATGAGTCACTCCACACTCGCAGGCGTATTTATCAGCGCCTTGAAGCATTAGAGCCAATGCTCTTTTTAACCTGTCTCTCCTTGCTAATATTTTTTCATGTAAAATATTCATGATTAATCCTCCTCTTGATCATCCCCAAAAACATCCGGTCGCAGTTTATGTCTGCTAATGCCTGTTATCTCCTCGATTTTCAAAACATATTCAGCAGGAGGGGCTTTCTTGTCTCGATGTACCCACATACCTACATGCCCCTGTTTGATATTCAACGCATCAGCTAATTGACTCTGACCGCCAACCGCATCAATTGCCTGTAATAAATATTTTTTTGTCATAAAAGCTCCTCGATCAATAACACAATAATAACAAATGTTTTTAAAACCTCAAGACAAGATCAAACATTTGTTATTTGAAGAGTTATAACATTTGTTATACATTTGTTTTTATTGACACACTTAACTAACAGAAGATTTTGGTGATGGAATTAAAAGACAGATTAAAACAGGCTCGTAACGCCAAAGGTTATTCGCAAGCAAAACTAGGCGAGCTAGTAGGCGTTACACAAACCGCGATTCAATATATTGAGAATGGTAGAAATCAAGGCTCAACAAAAATATTCGAAATAGCAAGAGCTTTAGATGTGAGCGCTGAATGGCTCTTATATGGAAAAGAAGGTGTGGTTATTACGACTGCAGAAGTATTCCCCTCATCGAACACAATTCCAATATCTGAGCCTGATGGAAATGTGTTTGTGCCTGTTATCTCTTGGGTTGCTGCCGGCAGTTTCAATAATGTAGAAACCGTTCCTGTGGATGAACTTATAAAGTGGGTTCCATGCCCTGTTCCTCATAGTAAAAATACCTTTGCACTCAAAGTTGTCGGCTCAAGCATGGAAAATCCCAACGGGAAGCCTTCGTTTGAAGATGGGGATATTATTTATGTTGATCCTGAAAAAGAGCCAGAAAATAAATCTCTTGTTATTGTCACTTTAGATGGAAGCTCACAAGCAACCTTTAAACAATTAATCATAGAACTAGATGGTAAATACATTCAGCCACTCAATCCGAACTGGCATGAGAAGGTCATTAAAATTAATGGCAATGCCACTATTAATGGTGTTGTTATTGGGAAGTGGACAGATATATAGATATGAGTAAAGTACAAAACAGTGAAACCTTATTACCCACAATATACCCCACCTCTCCCGGGTTTACAGAAGTGAGTATTAATGAGGTCGATCAAGATATATGGGCTACTTCACAGAATATGGCGGATATTTTCAAAGTATCTAAGCAAAGTGTTGAGCAGGAAATATTAACCATATACAGTAACAACCAATTAGATAGAAGTGAAACAAATAAAGAATTTCTACTTTCTCAAAAGATCGATGATCGCTGGATTAAGAGGCGTATTCCTCACTATAACTTGGACGTAATTCTCGCAGTAGGGTATAGGCTCAACAGTAAAAGAGCGGGAGATTTTATGCGTTGGGCTAATAGTGTTCTTAAAGAGCATATAGAACAAGGCTACTCTTTAAATTATTCGAAACTAGAAAACGATCCAGAAGCCCTTCGCTCTTTAGCGGAAGAGGTGCGAGCACTACGTTCAAGTGAAAAAAGTACTTACGCAATTTTGCGAGATTGTTTTAAAATATGCGCCTCTGATTATGATGGTGACTCACAAAAAGCGAGATCTTTCTTCGCCTTGTTACAAGATAAATTTTATCATGCTATCACAAGCATGACGGCATCTAAGATCATCTTAGATAGAGCTAATGCTGAAAATAAAGATATAGGACTTGTTACTTTTAATAGTGAAATCCCCACCAAAGAAGAGGTAAAGGTAGCTAAAAACTATTTTGAAAATAAAGAACTGAAAGAATTACATCTGTTATCTGAAGCTTTTTTAGTTTTAGCGGAATCACTAATATCTCGCGGAGTTAAGATGACTATGAAAGGCCTTCATAAAAAGATAGATAAGGTTCTTAAGTTGCATGAGTACGATGTGTTTGGCGGATATGAGGACTACACAAGAGATGAAGCAGATGCTCACGCCTTAAGAGAGCGCGACAATTATATAGAAATTCTTAAATTACAGACTCTTGAATTAGATACTCCATTTAGCTTGGATGCTTTCTATGATGGGGAATATAATGACCTAAAAGAGATAACTGCTCAAATCACCCTCCCCCAGCTAAAGAAGTATCTACCTGATATAACTGAAAAATTACACTTTATAAGTAAAAGTACCCTTCTAGAATAATTTAAAAACTAAATAAACCCGCCAATTATGGCGGTTTTTTTACGTCTATATAAAGTTAAACAAGAAAATAATAACAAAAGTGTTTGCCCTCTATAAAAACATTTGTTATATTCAAGACATCACAAAAAAAACATAAGTTATTAAGGTGTCAACATGTTCATTCTAAATCTAATCAAACAACGCGCACAACGTCACATAGAAAATAAACGCATCAAAAGAAATGCCCGTCTTCATAAGGAGATCGAAATAGCCAACGCCCACGTTGACTTCTCTCTCGAACAAATCAGAGATGTAATTGCACATGAAGAGCAAGAGCTTGCGCGTATGTTTGTTTTAAGCCCCAACAAAAAGCAGCAACAAATCCTTGTAGCTGGACTCCATAAAGCTAGAAACCTGATCAGTGCGCGTGCTAAAGCTGCCGCTAAATATGAAAAGATGGCTTCTATTGTTAATACTCCAGTAGTTATTCTTCAGAAAAAGGTGGCCTAATCATGAACAGTATTGAATGCCCATATTGCGGAAAATCAGATGTGGTATCAAATACTTTAGACCTCGGAGAAGGAGAGCATAAAGTTAAGTGCATAGCATGCCAAAAAGAGTTCTTTGCTACCGGAGAAGTTTATTTAAAATTCCATTCAAAAAAAACAAGTTGTCGAGAAGGTAAGCATGAGTTTACAGAGTGGACAAGGTATGACTTTGAGGGTGATTGGTATATCCGTATGAATATTATGCCAAATATATGCGAACCCCACTCTATCTGGAGTAGACGCTGTGTTGACTGCGATGAAATTGAAGCGAGTGAAGAACTTCCTTTTGGCTCGGCGCTTCCTGAACACCTAAATGAGGTATGACATGTACGAAAGTAAAGAACAGATTGTATGTCCTGCAGTTAGATATCTGTTTAGCCCTAAATTTCAAGGTAGAACGATAGAAATAGAAAAAACCAGACTCTGTATCAAATATGATGATCAGTTCGCAACTGACTTTTTTCAAAGCCTATCAAATAAACACTACTTCTGGACATTAAAGCTTTATGAAGAAGGCTTTATGACAAATAAAGGTCGATTTGTTGATCCCAAAGAGGCACTAGAAATTACCGGATGGGGAGCTCAACTAAGATTTAAAGAGCGAAAGCGCTTATTACCAGAAGATCTTTACCAATAGCGCATCATTAAATTTAAACAACATCATTAAAAGGAGAACTATCTATGTCAATGGCTGATAACAGAGATCGTACTTCATATTGGATCAATAACACTGTCAAGGATCACTTAAGAAGAAACGGTTGCATATTAAATCGGTTAAGTAAAAAGAGAGGTGGGCTCTTCATTTATCAGATCATCGACCAGAGAGGCAATATTCTAGCGGAGATAGATCGGATTCGGATGGAATTAGATTGGAAGAGAAACAAACTACAAGATTACATTGACCAAAGAACAACATTTTAAAAGAGGGATAGTATGTCTCGTGGAATTAATAAAGTCATTTTAGTCGGACGTCTTGGGCAAGACCCTGATGTCCGTTATACAGCTGCAGGTAGCGCTGTTACTACCATCTCTATTGCAACGTCCGAGAGTTGGAAGGACCGTAATACCGGACAACAACAGGAACGCACCGAATGGCATCGAGTTGTCTTTTTCGGTCGTCTTGCAGAGATTGCTGGGCAATATTTAAGAAAGGGATCTCAAGTCTATGTAGAGGGATCTCTTCGAACCAACAAATATACTGATAAAAAGGGTATTGAACGCTACTCAACTGATATCAATGCCAATGAACTACAAATGTTAGGCAGTGGCAACTTTAATCCATCAAACCCTAATAATCAGCATGTTGATGATCAATCTATGGCAGGTGATTATCCAAAAAAAGATCCCTGGGGTGCCCCAGAGAAGAAAGTAGGATTTGATGAAGAGGATGATGATATTCCGTTCTGAAAAAATGGCGATTGCATCGTCAAGAATAAGCGCAGTGGTAAATATCATTACTGCGACATCGCCGGCAACTTGTTTTGCATGAGTCAGCCAGCACCCAATAATCCACAATCAATTTATGAGCAAAGTGGAAATGATCGAGATATGCATGGCAACTTTGGATGCAAAGTTTGCTTACGACAAATGAGAAAAAGGATTTTGAAATGATTAATCCGGTTTATAAAAATGGATCAACTGCAAAAGTTGGTCACACCGTTATTAAAGATAACGTAACCAAAAAGATTATTCGCATTGATAAAAATACGCGCCAAGTGTGGTTTAAATTTGGTGGCTTTGAATGGTTTGAAGATATGAAGAGTTATATGGAGGTTTAAGCGTGAAAGAGTTGACTAATTCATTATCAGAATTGACAATAACAAGAAAGGAAATTTCCGAAGCATACGGCGTAACGGAAGACTCCGTATCTGTGTGGGCATCAAAAGGACAATTCCCCCTACCTTTACGCGGTAAAAAATATATTTGGTCTAGAGAAGCAGTTAGGCTTCACATGATAAGCTCTACCCTGCCAGATAAAGATATTGAAAAGCTCATGGCATTCCAAAAATATATTTAATAAATTTCCCTTTCAGGGGCAATTGAGGGGACACTTTCAAATTAACAGCCATAAAAGTGTATAAATGTAATGCATTAGAGACCGCTTATTTGCTGTATTCCTCATTTTTACACCCTCCAAAGACACTCTTCTTCGGTACCAAATACAAAAAAGCGATCTTTCATAGATCGCTTTTTTATCTGCTTGATACAATTTTTTCACCGCGCTATAAAAACAAAAATTGATAACGGATGATAACGGATAAACTCTACCCTTAATACAATCTCTGTTTATTTATTTCGCCTATACAACTTATTTACTATTTAATCTCTAAAATCTCCTTACATCGCTCTAAGGATCGAGCTTGAGAGGCTTCATACATTTCTAGTTCATCAAGTACTTGAGCCCCCAAATCCTCAACAAATTGTGTCTGACTAGAATTTTCTACATAGTTTACACGAGCTTCATCCCCAAGATTTGATTGGAAAATGCCCGCCGCACTTACCGGTAAAAAGTCTTCATAAACAATAGGCTTATAAATAATTGCACCTAAATCAATTAATTCATTCAATGTAATCCCTTTAGGAAACTGTCCTCTATTTGCAATTCCTTCCTTTGTTGGAAAATAAGAAAAATAAGCTAATTTCTGATCATGAAGTGCTGCGTAATCATCTGGAAAGTCCTTAAAGTTTTTAGTAAGTGCAATGTAATATTCTTCAGCATTTTCTTCTGATGGCGCCCCTACTTCTGCCCGCGTCCTATTTAATAATTTATCATAAAGAGCACGTCCTTTAGGCGTTAAGGCAACACCTCTTTGTTCAATCTCTCCAAAGCGAGCTGTATGACTCCCCATCTCCTGACTATTTTGATCAACAAAAGATACTGGCTCTTTTAAGGCTTTAAAACTTGTTTGACGCAATAGAATAGGACACTCTCTGCGAGGAGGGCCTTCAATAACAGCTTTAGCATTAATTCCTCTCTTCGGCATCTCTAACTGAATTGTATCAATATCTAATGTTCTAGGCGTTAAGTGATTAATATGAGGCCCCTTAAAAGCCACAACATCAGCAATTAAACGGTGTTGATTATGTAGGTTTTGATACTGTGTTGCTGTTACCGTAGCTTCTGGATGCCAACGAAAGGTCTCTAAAGACTCTTCAATAAACTGCCGAGCTTCTTCCTGAGTTAGTCCACCTGCCTGCTCATATTTCTCAATAAGACTCACAACCTTATCTGTAAAAATATTCCGTTTTTGTAAAATTTTTACTGCCTCATCTCTTAAAGCCTCATCTTCAATTAACTCAAGACGTAAAAGGGAAGTAAAAATCCTAAAAGGACTAATCCGCAAAGAATCCTCATGAATTGCTCTAAAAACAGTCGAATGAACGGGAACACCGGCTGGTGCTAAATCATAGTAACCCACTGGAAACATTCCCATAACAGCAAACAGTCGACGAAGCATCTTGAGCTCTTCCGCTGTTCCTACTCGGATTGCCCCATGTCGCTCCTCATCGAGTCTCTCAATTTCTCCTGTTTGCACTAAGCTTTCATATAAATCTCTATCTTGGCTTAAAACATTTTGATTAACTTCAGAGACTAATTCCATTAAATCTTGATATAAAGGAACCTCATTTTGATACATATTTGACATTGCCGCTGAAAATTGCGCTCGAATGTCATCTGGTGAAACAAATGATAATTTAGACATTTTATTACTCCACTTGTAAATTCATTATAGTAAATAAGCACTCACCTAAAATAACTAGCCCCGCTCGAAGCTGCTCAGAACTAATAGTTAAAGGTGCTAATAGTCGAATAATATTACGGTTTTTACCACTCGGCATTAATAGTAATCCCCGTTCACGTGCCATAGGTAATAATTTTGTTAACATATCTGGGTCAGGTTCCCCATTTTGTTTTATTAAAGGAATACCTATCATAGCTCCAATACCTGTAAGCTCCCCTACACATGATAATCCCTCACTTATCCATTGAGCATGAATCTCTTTGACCATACTCTCATACCCTTCTCCCCATTTTTTTAATGTTTCGTGATCCGAAAGAATTTCAATGGTCGCGAGAGCTGCCGCACAAGCTATGGTATTACCTGAAAAAGTGCCGCCTAAACTTCCGGGAGGTAAATTTTCCATTAATCTCTGTTTTCCCATCACCGCTCCTAGAGGCAATCCTCCGGCGATACTTTTTGCAAGTAGAATGATATCTGGCTCAACCTCTAAATGTTGAAAAGCAAAAGGCATGCCTGTTCTTCCAAATCCTGATTGAATTTCATCAAAAACATAGACTATCCCATGCTTATCACAAAACTCACGCAAATAATGGGCGAAATCACGATCTAAAACTTGAAATCCGCCCTCTCCTTGAACGGGTTCAACAAAAATACTGCTAATATCATTCACATCAATTTCAACATTAATAAGTCGCTCTAGCGCCTCTATAGCCATTTGACTAGTCACTGTGTTATCAGGACTTGGAAAAGGTAAGTGATATACAGGTCCAGGCAAGGGGCCTAGAGACTTTTTATATGGCAAGACTTTTCCATTGAGATTCAGCGCTGCCAGCGTTCTACCATGAAATCCACCATCAAATGCAATGGATACTAGACGCCCAGTATTCATTCGGGCGATTTTAAGAGCATTTTCTGTAGACTCTGCACCGCTATTCGTTAACATGCCAAAAAAAGGCGTCTTGGTTGGAATAAATTCAGATAGCGCAGTAAGTAAATCTTTATATAGTTGATGTGGAACCGCATTATAAGCCGAGTGAGTAAGCTTCTGAGCTTGATCTGTAATTGCTGAAACTATTTTAGGATGGCAATGCCCTAAGTTGAGCACGCCAATTCCCCCAATAAAATCGATATACTCTTTTCCTTCTGTATCCCAAACCGTAGCATTTTTACCATGGGATACCGTAATCGGATGTATGATCGAAAGTGCCGATGTAACTTTCATTTTGGTAAGTTCTCCTAATAAATCCTTTTTGATGAGTTATCTCTATATCCAATAAAGCTCCTCATATAACAGCAAACTTACCGTAACCTATCAAACGAAAAAAATGCGATCCCTTATTCCTTTTTTTCTGATTCTAATGTTATTTTTGATAAATATTTTTTAATCCATGCAACTAACTTTTTAATAACCTGTAAATCTGAAAATTGTGTTTCATAAGCTAAATAGTACGCACCATGACGAACTAGTTCATAATCCCAAGGAATCATTAATGTTTTTCTGGAAAGCTCCTCTTCAACTAAAAACTTAGGTACCAAGGCAATACCATATCCCATCTCCGCTGCACGAATACAAGCTGACCATGTTTCAAAACCAAGTCCGTGATAACACTGTTCAATATCAACAGATTGACTATCAAAATATAGATACCAAGAAGTAGAGCGAGATTGGCATTGCAGGAGAGTATAGTTTTGAAAATCCTCCACTGAATCAAAAGCGCTTTTTTGTTGCCCCAATAGACTCGGATGACACACAGGAATCATTTGTTCATCAAATAATTTAATCGTAGTTAAACCCTCCCAGACGCCATTTCCAAACAAAAAAGCGATATCAACATTATCTTTGGACAAGTCAAATGGTTGTACATAATCTTTTAAGTTGAAGCGAATATGTGGGTAGAGGTCATGAAACTCCTTCATAGCTGGAATAAGCCAACGCTCGCCAAAGGTTGGGTGTGCCGCTAATGTTAATATCTCTCGATCGCTTTCAAAAGAGAGCATGTGTAAAGTTGAAGCTTCAACCGCATCTAAAATTTTTCGTGCTTCTGAAAGATAAATTTTCCCCGCCGCGGATAAACGCAACCTTTTCCGCACTCGATGAAATAAGTTCGTCTGTAAAGTAATTTCTAACTGCGCTACCTGTT is part of the Ignatzschineria indica genome and harbors:
- a CDS encoding helix-turn-helix domain-containing protein — translated: MSMMLMVKAMRIKVGNPLRKLVLIKLADNANDLGECWPSHQHIAEQCEISRRSVINHINKLEEMGFLRKEYRTKNNEKQSNLYFLTLDNPANTELGSAGDSPPSERDAPPSAGDSLPSAGDAPPPSAGDAHRTSHSSEPVIELVNESLKPKDRLLASGVDKQVLEDFLAVRKAKRLPLTHTAIDGLEREAGKASLEVKDAIRFCAEKGWGGFNANWYIGPTSSASNQKALENFNAQDYGAPVIPEHMRK
- a CDS encoding VOC family protein — its product is MSKLSFVSPDDIRAQFSAAMSNMYQNEVPLYQDLMELVSEVNQNVLSQDRDLYESLVQTGEIERLDEERHGAIRVGTAEELKMLRRLFAVMGMFPVGYYDLAPAGVPVHSTVFRAIHEDSLRISPFRIFTSLLRLELIEDEALRDEAVKILQKRNIFTDKVVSLIEKYEQAGGLTQEEARQFIEESLETFRWHPEATVTATQYQNLHNQHRLIADVVAFKGPHINHLTPRTLDIDTIQLEMPKRGINAKAVIEGPPRRECPILLRQTSFKALKEPVSFVDQNSQEMGSHTARFGEIEQRGVALTPKGRALYDKLLNRTRAEVGAPSEENAEEYYIALTKNFKDFPDDYAALHDQKLAYFSYFPTKEGIANRGQFPKGITLNELIDLGAIIYKPIVYEDFLPVSAAGIFQSNLGDEARVNYVENSSQTQFVEDLGAQVLDELEMYEASQARSLERCKEILEIK
- the rhuM gene encoding RhuM family protein, encoding MSKVQNSETLLPTIYPTSPGFTEVSINEVDQDIWATSQNMADIFKVSKQSVEQEILTIYSNNQLDRSETNKEFLLSQKIDDRWIKRRIPHYNLDVILAVGYRLNSKRAGDFMRWANSVLKEHIEQGYSLNYSKLENDPEALRSLAEEVRALRSSEKSTYAILRDCFKICASDYDGDSQKARSFFALLQDKFYHAITSMTASKIILDRANAENKDIGLVTFNSEIPTKEEVKVAKNYFENKELKELHLLSEAFLVLAESLISRGVKMTMKGLHKKIDKVLKLHEYDVFGGYEDYTRDEADAHALRERDNYIEILKLQTLELDTPFSLDAFYDGEYNDLKEITAQITLPQLKKYLPDITEKLHFISKSTLLE
- a CDS encoding aspartate aminotransferase family protein encodes the protein MKVTSALSIIHPITVSHGKNATVWDTEGKEYIDFIGGIGVLNLGHCHPKIVSAITDQAQKLTHSAYNAVPHQLYKDLLTALSEFIPTKTPFFGMLTNSGAESTENALKIARMNTGRLVSIAFDGGFHGRTLAALNLNGKVLPYKKSLGPLPGPVYHLPFPSPDNTVTSQMAIEALERLINVEIDVNDISSIFVEPVQGEGGFQVLDRDFAHYLREFCDKHGIVYVFDEIQSGFGRTGMPFAFQHLEVEPDIILLAKSIAGGLPLGAVMGKQRLMENLPPGSLGGTFSGNTIACAAALATIEILSDHETLKKWGEGYESMVKEIHAQWISEGLSCVGELTGIGAMIGIPLIKQNGEPDPDMLTKLLPMARERGLLLMPSGKNRNIIRLLAPLTISSEQLRAGLVILGECLFTIMNLQVE
- a CDS encoding ATP-binding protein; this encodes MKQIQQFLNKPMPINEVVTNDWVIDTTETCEKHGEYISSIKRGLESRSIPVCPKCRQERELRSKLGGKDGIAKRFTRCSFDNYEVNHESQAQIKDILESFARDFEDHLEMGTPVLLLGGVGTGKTHLACSIANEIADRGYNSIFRSVSALVRSIRDCWGRNGEEAKLIELYKNIDLLIIDEVGVQAGSDNERNILFDIINGRYEEMKPTIMISNLKIEDFTKAVGQRIASRIQHEGLLLPFAWRDYRMGD
- a CDS encoding LysR substrate-binding domain-containing protein — encoded protein: MSFQRISRKKIPSIAALQCFEASARHLSFTRAGEELYLSQSAVSKQVAQLEITLQTNLFHRVRKRLRLSAAGKIYLSEARKILDAVEASTLHMLSFESDREILTLAAHPTFGERWLIPAMKEFHDLYPHIRFNLKDYVQPFDLSKDNVDIAFLFGNGVWEGLTTIKLFDEQMIPVCHPSLLGQQKSAFDSVEDFQNYTLLQCQSRSTSWYLYFDSQSVDIEQCYHGLGFETWSACIRAAEMGYGIALVPKFLVEEELSRKTLMIPWDYELVRHGAYYLAYETQFSDLQVIKKLVAWIKKYLSKITLESEKKE
- the ssb gene encoding single-stranded DNA-binding protein; the protein is MSRGINKVILVGRLGQDPDVRYTAAGSAVTTISIATSESWKDRNTGQQQERTEWHRVVFFGRLAEIAGQYLRKGSQVYVEGSLRTNKYTDKKGIERYSTDINANELQMLGSGNFNPSNPNNQHVDDQSMAGDYPKKDPWGAPEKKVGFDEEDDDIPF
- a CDS encoding LexA family protein, with the translated sequence MELKDRLKQARNAKGYSQAKLGELVGVTQTAIQYIENGRNQGSTKIFEIARALDVSAEWLLYGKEGVVITTAEVFPSSNTIPISEPDGNVFVPVISWVAAGSFNNVETVPVDELIKWVPCPVPHSKNTFALKVVGSSMENPNGKPSFEDGDIIYVDPEKEPENKSLVIVTLDGSSQATFKQLIIELDGKYIQPLNPNWHEKVIKINGNATINGVVIGKWTDI
- a CDS encoding transcriptional regulator, translating into MTKKYLLQAIDAVGGQSQLADALNIKQGHVGMWVHRDKKAPPAEYVLKIEEITGISRHKLRPDVFGDDQEED